A portion of the Bactrocera neohumeralis isolate Rockhampton chromosome 2, APGP_CSIRO_Bneo_wtdbg2-racon-allhic-juicebox.fasta_v2, whole genome shotgun sequence genome contains these proteins:
- the LOC126751982 gene encoding N-acetyl-D-glucosamine kinase, with the protein MKYFGGVEGGATHSRLVICDESGKSLALTSGLGTNHWMVGIPEVARRIADMVERAKEEACIAPEVRLTSLGLSLSGCEQEATNEDLKKEMFKSFPGIAESYVVCSDTMGSVFTASPIGGMVVISGTGSNALLRNPDGSTYTCGGWGHFMGDEGSAFYIAHRAMKIVFDDMDNLRKSPYPIERLWEVIKQHFNVDTRFDLLPHCYANFDKPFFASLCKQIAHAADQDDELAKSLFNDSGACVARSIAALTPKVQDELVKTGDLSVVCVGSVWHSWHLLKDGFEHEMSKHDVPFNLKLVTITKSMAYGACYLAADAINYRLPRNYLDNFDVMYHYRTKQKTTNGHSNGGQCVPSTESVSVHA; encoded by the exons atgaaatattttggtgGAGTTGAAGG TGGTGCCACACATTCACGTCTGGTAATCTGCGATGAGAGTGGGAAATCGCTTGCGCTAACCTCCGGTCTCGGCACGAACCATTGGATGGTCGGAATACCGGAAGTAGCGCGCAGAATAGCCGATATGGTGGAGCGCGCCAAAGAAGAAGCTTGTATTGCGCCCGAGGTGCGTCTAACCAGTTTGGGTTTGAGTCTCAGCGGCTGCGAACAG GAAGCCACAAATGAAGACCTTAAGAAGGAGATGTTCAAAAGTTTCCCTGGTATTGCGGAGAGTTATGTAGTTTGTAGCGACACCATGGGCAGTGTTTTCACCGCCTCACCGATTGGTGGTATGGTCGTGATTAGCGGGACAGGTTCGAATGCTCTGTTACGTAATCCAGATGGCAGCACATATACTTGCGGTGGCTGGGGACATTTTATGGGCGATGAGGGCAGTG CCTTCTACATCGCACATCGAGCCATGAAAATTGTTTTCGACGACATGGACAATCTGAGAAAATCACCTTACCCCATCGAACGCCTCTGGGAAGTTATCAAGCAACACTTCAATGTCGACACACGCTTCGACCTACTGCCACACTGCTATGCCAACTTCGATAAGCCCTTCTTTGCGAGCCTCTGCAAGCAAATCGCACACGCAGCCGATCAAGATGACGAGCTCGCCAAATCCCTATTCAACGATTCCGGCGCGTGTGTAGCGCGCAGCATAGCCGCATTGACGCCCAAAGTACAAGATGAGCTAGTCAAAACTGGTGACCTGAGCGTGGTGTGTGTGGGCTCCGTATGGCATAGCTGGCATTTGTTGAAGGACGGTTTCGAGCATGAAATGAGCAAGCATGACGTGCCGTTCAATCTGAAATTGGTCACCATAACAAAGAGTATGGCATATGGCGCCTGCTATCTGGCCGCTGACGCTATCAACTATCGACTGCCGCGCAATTATCTGGACAACTTCGATGTCATGTATCACTACCGCACGAAACAAAAGACAACAAATGGACACAGTAATGGCGGACAGTGTGTTCCATCGACGGAGAGTGTTTCGGTGCATGCTTAG
- the LOC126752068 gene encoding vesicle transport protein SEC20: protein MDIQKYTLQSIRQDLIDNNLQVKAIIQDILTYRGSIHELEALNEAGRAKLAALRKSIQHLDDWARDTGDAELCKEVDSHRDQFSKTLQAFRKANISTRIEIEKANREELMAITGESDLRQRTTGAGSRHNRGSLVSQENNVTEKMLAISRHLSETTQKSAITLENLVASSQNVEATRDELQNTAGSISQSGKLLKKYGRRECTDKMLLFFAFAFFLACVLYIVQKRLF from the exons ATGGATATTCAAAAGTATACATTGCAGTCAATACGACAAGATTTGATTGATAACAATCTGCAGGTCAAAGCAATAATACAG GATATATTAACATATCGTGGGAGTATTCACGAATTGGAAGCGTTAAATGAAGCTGGCCGTGCTAAATTGGCGGCCTTGCGTAAAAGTATACAACACCTCGATGACTGGGCGCGAGATACTGGCGATGCCGAGTTGTGCAAGGAAGTGGACTCGCACAGAGATCAGTTTTCCAAAACATTGCAAGCATTTCGTAAAGCGAATATTTCGACACGCATAGAAATTGAAAAGGCTAATCGAGAGGAGCTAATGGCTATAACGGGTGAAAGTGATTTACGGCAAAGAACAACTGGTGCGGGTTCACGCCATAATCGTGGTAGCTTAGTATCACAGGAGAACAATGTAACAGAGAAAATGCTTGCCATATCACGACACCTGTCTGAAACAACCCAAAAAAGCGCTATTACATTGGAAAACTTGGTGGCGTCATCGCAAAATGTAGAAGCGACACGTGATGAACTGCAAAACACAGCCGGTTCGATTTCGCAGTCTGGAAagcttttaaagaaatatggacgtCGTGAGTGTACAGATAAGATGTTGCTTTTCTTTGCGTTTGCATTTTTTCTAGCTTGTGTGCTTTATATTGTGCAAAAACGTTTGTTTTAG
- the LOC126752059 gene encoding THO complex subunit 3, translating to MGQSNMSLEDLKAYFKTHGKIREQKAHTSKVHSVGWSCDGRRLASGSFDKTVAVYTLERDRVSKENTYRGHTGSVDQLCWHATNADLLSTASGDKTVRIWDIRAGKCSTVTNTKGENINITWSPDGKTIAVGNKEDLVTFIDTRTNKIRAEEQFNFEVNEIAWNNTSDLFFLTNGMGCVHILSYPSLELQHVLKAHPATCICIEFDPTGKYFATGSADALVSLWDANELACLRVLSRLDWPVRTISFSHDGKLLASASEDLLIDIAHTETGEKVADVTVDAATFTVAWHPKQYLLAYACDDKDGNDRRREAGNLKVFGFSE from the exons ATGGGACAATCTAATATGTCTTTAGAGGATTTGAAAGCATACTTCAAAACACATGGAAAAATTCGAGAGCAAAAGGCGCACACATCGAAG GTACATTCTGTTGGCTGGAGTTGTGATGGCAGACGTTTGGCTTCTGGTTCCTTTGATAAAACGGTGGCCGTGTATACGCTTGAACGTGATCGTGTG agTAAAGAGAATACCTACCGTGGTCATACCGGTTCCGTGGATCAGCTTTGCTGGCATGCAACAAATGCAGACTTGCTCAGCACGGCTAGTGGTGATAAGACTGTGCGAATTTGGGACATACGCGCTGGCAAATGCTCCACCGTCACGAATACAAAaggtgaaaatataaatatcacaTGGTCACCTGATGGCAAAACTATAGCAGTTGGTAATAAAGAAGACCTGGTGACATTCATTGATACGCGCACCAATAAAATACGCGCTGAGGAACAGTTTAACTTTGAG GTGAATGAAATTGCATGGAATAATACAAGTGATTTGTTTTTCTTGACCAACGGTATGGGTTGTGTGCACATCTTAAGCTATCCGAGTCTAGAATTGCAGCACGTGCTGAAGGCACATCCTGCTACTTGTATTTGCATCGAATTTGATCCCACTg GTAAATATTTCGCTACCGGTTCAGCAGATGCGCTCGTCTCACTATGGGATGCAAACGAGCTAGCTTGTTTGCGTGTGCTATCACGCCTAGATTGGCCGGTACGCACGATTTCCTTTAGTCACGATGGTAAACTGTTGGCATCGGCTAGCGAGGATTTGCTCATCGATATTGCGCATACGGAGACAGGCGAGAAAGTGGCTGATGTCACAGTCGATGCAGCAACTTTTACAGTAGCCTGGCATCCTAAGCAATATTTACTCGCTTATGCGTGCGATGATAAAGACGGTAACGACCGAAGGCGTGAAGCGGGTAACCTCAAAGTTTTTGGGTTTTCGGAGtaa